Proteins encoded in a region of the Anabaena sp. PCC 7108 genome:
- a CDS encoding UPF0175 family protein → MQITIEIPEDIGNQLQQNWQDLPQKILETLAIEAYRNGIMTAEQIQQLLKFDSLSKTQKFLNQSQVSLNYNQDNLGQAQQTKMLADDIKQLQQICIEEDYSLEIPSRQDRPNSFF, encoded by the coding sequence ATGCAAATCACTATCGAGATTCCCGAAGATATTGGCAACCAACTCCAACAGAACTGGCAAGACTTACCCCAAAAGATCCTAGAAACTTTAGCAATAGAAGCTTATCGGAATGGTATCATGACTGCTGAACAAATTCAACAGTTACTAAAATTTGATTCACTTTCAAAAACTCAAAAGTTTTTAAACCAATCTCAGGTTTCTCTAAATTATAACCAAGACAATCTAGGACAAGCTCAACAAACAAAGATGTTAGCTGATGATATTAAGCAACTCCAACAAATCTGTATTGAAGAAGATTATTCCTTAGAAATTCCCTCTCGTCAAGACCGTCCTA
- a CDS encoding DUF5895 domain-containing protein — protein MVKSKFTNNSHRPNQSPPKTAAAKPKTTKAKATEPDDYDFEETEFEIDPELFNDNYNQVRKPLLPYGIVVNDKPAGLLIPEDQLEKAGWIEMPTEDDLTTVTLTEDVTGLLITEGRLLVLAFAPEYIRYKSDVEDVGGSFVGLYDDYRNSLDKRTMDVCSEHAIMFLNDKNKPLHTTPIVVRFKNVALWSFKSVREEFYRSLEKTFADYFQVPFSGKSDKWRSLGVLEVEFKAVKEGEGKNKHNCCKTVAYTKPTVDNFPQLYLGKPAAKSLVWQQHDAIAGFNEPQSLPALPGESTSVEVEVLPPNKNKSKTQTVRKSKTATKPPRKIQVIEDDDDFLDEDDDLEKELDDDDFVFEGDDE, from the coding sequence ATGGTGAAATCAAAATTTACAAACAACTCTCATCGCCCTAATCAATCTCCTCCCAAAACTGCTGCTGCAAAACCTAAAACTACCAAAGCTAAAGCAACTGAACCTGATGATTATGACTTTGAAGAAACCGAATTTGAAATAGACCCAGAACTCTTCAATGATAATTATAACCAAGTCCGTAAACCACTTCTTCCCTATGGCATTGTCGTTAACGATAAACCTGCTGGACTTTTGATTCCAGAAGACCAATTAGAAAAAGCTGGTTGGATAGAAATGCCAACAGAAGATGACTTAACTACTGTCACTTTAACTGAAGATGTTACCGGATTATTAATTACTGAAGGTCGGTTACTGGTTTTAGCTTTTGCACCAGAATATATCCGTTATAAATCAGATGTGGAAGATGTGGGTGGTTCGTTTGTTGGACTTTATGATGACTACAGAAATAGTCTGGATAAAAGAACAATGGATGTGTGTTCAGAACACGCAATTATGTTTCTGAATGACAAAAACAAACCATTACATACTACTCCTATTGTAGTCCGATTTAAAAATGTAGCTCTCTGGAGTTTTAAATCAGTGCGTGAGGAGTTTTATCGTTCCTTAGAGAAAACATTTGCTGATTATTTCCAAGTACCATTTAGCGGTAAAAGTGATAAATGGCGCAGTTTAGGTGTGCTGGAAGTTGAGTTTAAAGCAGTTAAAGAAGGTGAAGGTAAGAATAAACATAATTGTTGTAAAACAGTTGCTTACACCAAACCTACAGTTGATAATTTCCCCCAACTGTATTTAGGTAAACCCGCAGCTAAAAGTTTAGTTTGGCAACAACATGATGCGATCGCTGGTTTTAATGAACCACAATCTCTACCTGCTTTACCAGGAGAATCAACTTCTGTAGAGGTGGAAGTTTTACCACCAAACAAGAATAAAAGTAAAACTCAAACTGTCCGTAAATCCAAAACAGCAACTAAACCACCCCGGAAAATTCAAGTAATTGAAGATGACGATGATTTCCTGGATGAAGATGATGATTTAGAAAAGGAGTTGGACGATGATGATTTCGTTTTTGAAGGCGATGACGAGTAG
- a CDS encoding DUF5674 family protein, translating into MILIIKERATLKQVEEMLQTLDVYIKIAVDIEKGILAGGGQLHAECEAVLLKDGSKQKDIWGADWIPFTQKMAYESIINIRPSQNNRSMIIQDPAIRERVTQITQRLIGGYEPEFK; encoded by the coding sequence TTGATACTTATTATCAAGGAGCGTGCGACTCTAAAACAAGTTGAGGAAATGCTGCAAACCTTGGACGTTTATATCAAAATAGCAGTAGATATAGAAAAAGGGATTCTTGCGGGAGGTGGACAGTTACACGCTGAGTGCGAAGCAGTATTATTGAAAGATGGTAGCAAGCAGAAAGACATTTGGGGTGCAGACTGGATACCATTTACGCAAAAAATGGCTTACGAGTCAATTATTAATATTCGGCCTAGTCAAAATAATCGGTCGATGATAATTCAAGACCCAGCGATACGAGAACGTGTAACACAAATTACTCAAAGATTAATAGGTGGTTATGAACCAGAATTTAAATGA